A section of the Triticum dicoccoides isolate Atlit2015 ecotype Zavitan chromosome 7A, WEW_v2.0, whole genome shotgun sequence genome encodes:
- the LOC119330947 gene encoding aquaporin NIP1-3-like isoform X2: MQILAEIFGTYFLIFAGCAAVAVNKRTAGTVTFPGICITWGLAVMVMVYSVGHISGAHFNPAVTFAFATCGRFPWRQVPAYAAAQVIGSTAASITLRLLFGGEPEHFFGTVPSGSDVQSLVLEFIITFYLMFVVSGVATDNRAIGELAGLAVGATVLLNVLFAGPISGASMNPARTIGPAMVLGRYTGIWVYIIGPVSGAVSGAWAYNLIRFTNKPLREITRTGSFLRSARMS, encoded by the exons ATGCAGATCCTGGCCGAGATCTTCGGCACCTACTTCCTCATCTTCGCCGGCTGCGCGGCGGTGGCCGTGAACAAGAGGACGGCCGGCACGGTGACGTTCCCGGGCATCTGCATCACCTGGGGCCTGGCCGTCATGGTCATGGTCTACTCCGTCGGCCACATCTCCGGGGCGCACTTCAACCCCGCCGTCACGTTTGCCTTCGCCACCTGCGGCCGCTTCCCGTGGAGGCAGGTCCCGGCCTACGCGGCGGCCCAGGTGAtcgggtcgacggcggcgagcatcaCGCTCCGGCTGCTGTTCGGCGGCGAGCCGGAGCACTTCTTCGGGACAGTGCCGTCGGGGTCGGACGTCCAGTCGCTGGTGCTCGAGTTCATCATCACCTTCTACCTCATGTTCGTCGTCTCCGGAGTCGCCACCGACAACAGAGCC ATTGGTGAGCTCGCCGGTCTGGCCGTTGGAGCTACCGTGCTACTAAACGTGCTCTTTGCCGG GCCTATATCAGGAGCATCCATGAACCCTGCTAGAACCATCGGTCCAGCGATGGTCCTCGGCCGCTACACCGGCATTTGGGTCTACATCATCGGGCCTGTTAGTGGCGCCGTTTCAGGCGCGTGGGCTTACAACCTCATACGGTTTACCAATAAGCCACTGCGAGAGATCACCAGGACTGGGTCCTTCTTGCGAAGTGCAAGGATGAGCTAG
- the LOC119330947 gene encoding aquaporin NIP1-3-like isoform X1 produces MAGGEHGAGANGLQDQDLTGALEEGRGGVNQPAGCENSGEQALSSTSNQPMLSVQFVQKILAEIFGTYFLIFAGCAAVAVNKRTAGTVTFPGICITWGLAVMVMVYSVGHISGAHFNPAVTFAFATCGRFPWRQVPAYAAAQVIGSTAASITLRLLFGGEPEHFFGTVPSGSDVQSLVLEFIITFYLMFVVSGVATDNRAIGELAGLAVGATVLLNVLFAGPISGASMNPARTIGPAMVLGRYTGIWVYIIGPVSGAVSGAWAYNLIRFTNKPLREITRTGSFLRSARMS; encoded by the exons ATGGCAGGAGGAGAGCATGGAGCTGGAGCTAATGGCCTGCAAGACCAGGACCTCACCGGAGCTTTGGAGGAAGGAAGAGGAGGAGTGAATCAACCAGCAGGGTGCGAGAATTCAGGGGAGCAAGCTCTGAGCAGCACCAGCAATCAGCCCATGCTCTCCGTCCAGTTCGTGCAGAAG ATCCTGGCCGAGATCTTCGGCACCTACTTCCTCATCTTCGCCGGCTGCGCGGCGGTGGCCGTGAACAAGAGGACGGCCGGCACGGTGACGTTCCCGGGCATCTGCATCACCTGGGGCCTGGCCGTCATGGTCATGGTCTACTCCGTCGGCCACATCTCCGGGGCGCACTTCAACCCCGCCGTCACGTTTGCCTTCGCCACCTGCGGCCGCTTCCCGTGGAGGCAGGTCCCGGCCTACGCGGCGGCCCAGGTGAtcgggtcgacggcggcgagcatcaCGCTCCGGCTGCTGTTCGGCGGCGAGCCGGAGCACTTCTTCGGGACAGTGCCGTCGGGGTCGGACGTCCAGTCGCTGGTGCTCGAGTTCATCATCACCTTCTACCTCATGTTCGTCGTCTCCGGAGTCGCCACCGACAACAGAGCC ATTGGTGAGCTCGCCGGTCTGGCCGTTGGAGCTACCGTGCTACTAAACGTGCTCTTTGCCGG GCCTATATCAGGAGCATCCATGAACCCTGCTAGAACCATCGGTCCAGCGATGGTCCTCGGCCGCTACACCGGCATTTGGGTCTACATCATCGGGCCTGTTAGTGGCGCCGTTTCAGGCGCGTGGGCTTACAACCTCATACGGTTTACCAATAAGCCACTGCGAGAGATCACCAGGACTGGGTCCTTCTTGCGAAGTGCAAGGATGAGCTAG